In one Chloroflexota bacterium genomic region, the following are encoded:
- a CDS encoding 3-hydroxyacyl-CoA dehydrogenase family protein: MRLEDIRRVAMIGAGTMGSGISMCFAQAGYEVALYSRSAEGIQRALNRVKHSQQVFIQEGLISEGEAEAARARIRGTDSLADALRDVQYVLESVPENLALKQALFREMETLCPPDTILATNTSGLSITAIASVCRYPQRVGGMHWANPPEIVPLVEVIRGEQTSEETMDLIYDMSERLGKVPVRVQKDIPGFASNRLQYALLREALHLVQEGVVTAEDVDRTLKNGVGFRYPWLGPLETADLGGLDVFHTICQYLFKELSTMTKTPAFFDEIVRGANYGIKTGRGFYDYTGKSREQILRKRDLYFLRQLKLLREVREME, from the coding sequence ATGAGACTTGAGGATATTCGCAGGGTGGCCATGATCGGGGCGGGGACCATGGGTTCGGGTATCAGCATGTGCTTCGCCCAGGCCGGCTATGAGGTGGCGCTGTACAGCCGAAGCGCCGAGGGAATCCAGAGGGCACTCAACAGGGTGAAGCATAGCCAGCAGGTGTTCATCCAGGAGGGGCTGATATCCGAGGGGGAGGCGGAGGCCGCGCGAGCGCGTATCCGCGGGACCGATTCCCTCGCCGATGCGCTGCGAGATGTCCAATACGTCCTGGAGTCGGTGCCCGAGAACCTGGCTCTCAAGCAGGCCCTTTTCCGCGAAATGGAGACCCTGTGCCCGCCTGACACGATCCTCGCCACCAACACGTCGGGCCTCAGCATCACGGCTATCGCGTCGGTTTGCCGCTATCCCCAGCGGGTGGGCGGTATGCACTGGGCGAACCCGCCCGAAATCGTCCCGCTGGTGGAGGTGATTCGCGGCGAGCAGACGTCGGAAGAGACCATGGACCTCATCTACGACATGTCCGAACGGCTGGGCAAGGTGCCGGTGCGCGTGCAGAAGGACATCCCCGGATTTGCCAGCAACCGCCTGCAGTACGCGCTGCTCCGCGAGGCGCTGCACCTGGTGCAGGAAGGGGTCGTAACGGCTGAGGATGTGGACCGCACGCTGAAGAACGGGGTCGGCTTCCGCTATCCGTGGCTGGGGCCACTGGAGACGGCGGACCTGGGTGGCCTGGACGTGTTCCACACCATCTGTCAGTATCTGTTCAAGGAATTGAGCACGATGACGAAGACGCCCGCGTTCTTTGACGAGATCGTTCGGGGCGCCAACTACGGCATCAAGACGGGGCGGGGGTTCTACGACTATACTGGCAAGTCGCGCGAGCAGATTCTGCGAAAGCGCGATTTGTATTTCCTGCGGCAACTGAAGTTGCTGCGCGAGGTTCGGGAGATGGAATGA
- a CDS encoding 3-keto-5-aminohexanoate cleavage protein, whose amino-acid sequence MADKVIITAALAGSVTLKEHNPNVPYTPEEFAREAKRAEEAGAAIVHVHFRDPITGKPTTDPTIMGEVVQAIRENSRVLLNLSTGVSLDSTLEERKRPIVYHTPELASLNPGTMNFCTVSYKDGSIIADKTYYNPLSATIEFGTLMKEKGIKPEIECFDLGHVHNTLFFLEYYDFLVPPLHFSFVFGVMGGTRFNSDILNSYIHAVPPGSTWQGVGVGPLCFPVAMAGAIFGGHIRVGLEDNIYIDITTKTKSRGNWDQVEKAVQIARMAGREPATPDEARAILHLPAKPAG is encoded by the coding sequence ATGGCAGACAAAGTCATCATCACGGCGGCGCTGGCCGGCAGCGTTACGCTGAAGGAGCACAATCCCAACGTGCCCTACACGCCCGAGGAATTCGCCCGCGAGGCGAAGCGGGCCGAGGAGGCAGGCGCGGCCATCGTGCATGTCCACTTCCGCGATCCCATCACCGGCAAGCCGACCACCGATCCGACGATCATGGGCGAGGTGGTGCAGGCCATCCGCGAGAACAGCCGCGTGCTGCTGAACCTGAGCACGGGCGTGAGTCTGGATTCCACGCTGGAAGAGCGCAAGCGGCCCATCGTGTACCACACGCCCGAGTTGGCGTCGTTGAACCCGGGCACCATGAATTTCTGCACCGTGAGTTACAAGGATGGCTCCATCATCGCGGACAAGACGTACTACAATCCGCTTTCGGCCACCATAGAGTTCGGCACGCTGATGAAGGAGAAGGGCATCAAGCCCGAGATTGAGTGCTTTGACCTGGGCCACGTGCACAACACGTTGTTCTTCTTGGAGTACTACGACTTCCTCGTGCCGCCGCTACATTTCTCCTTCGTGTTCGGGGTGATGGGGGGAACCCGATTCAACTCGGACATTCTGAACAGTTACATCCACGCGGTGCCGCCCGGGTCCACGTGGCAGGGGGTAGGCGTGGGGCCGCTGTGCTTCCCGGTGGCCATGGCCGGGGCGATCTTCGGCGGGCACATTCGGGTGGGCCTGGAAGACAACATCTACATTGACATAACCACGAAGACAAAGTCGCGGGGCAACTGGGATCAGGTGGAGAAGGCCGTGCAGATCGCGCGGATGGCGGGGCGCGAGCCGGCCACGCCCGACGAGGCGCGCGCGATCCTGCACCTTCCCGCGAAGCCAGCCGGATAG
- the ilvD gene encoding dihydroxy-acid dehydratase translates to MRSDAMKKGLKRAQHRALLYSIGYTRREIDGPIVGVVNAFNEIVPGHFHLNAVTEAVVRGVASAGGTPVVFPSIGICDGLAMGHEGMKYVLASRELIADSVEVMAMAHPFDALVLVTNCDKITPGMLMAALRLNIPAVVVSGGPMLAGLWRGRETDLTTVWEGVGQVSAGRMTEAELAEMEEVCCPGCGSCAGMFTANSMNCLTEALGMGLPGNGTIPAVSGARLRLAKLAGVKVMELLQRGICPRDIATPEAFMNAIAVDMALGCSTNTALHVPAIANEAHLTIPLDLFQEVAERVPHICNMSPAGPHHLDDLDCAGGVQGVMKRLAEKGLVDLSVMTVTGRTLGENLDGAEIRDAEIIRPLDRPVHPEGGLAILKGNLAPEGAVVKQVAVAPSMRQRRGRARVFDCEEDAVDAILGGRIVPGDVVVVRYEGPKGGPGMREMLAPTSAIVGMGLGESVALITDGRFSGVTRGAAIGHVSPEAAEGGPIALVQEGDSIWIDIPNRTLTLEVSEQELSERRARWVPPEPKVKEGYLYRYAKMVTSASTGAILKV, encoded by the coding sequence ATGCGAAGCGATGCGATGAAGAAGGGGCTGAAGAGGGCGCAGCACCGGGCGTTGTTGTATTCCATAGGGTACACGCGCCGTGAGATTGACGGCCCCATTGTCGGCGTGGTCAACGCCTTCAACGAGATCGTCCCCGGGCATTTCCACCTCAACGCCGTAACCGAGGCCGTCGTGCGCGGCGTCGCATCGGCAGGCGGCACGCCGGTGGTCTTCCCGTCCATCGGCATCTGCGACGGGCTGGCGATGGGGCACGAGGGGATGAAGTACGTGCTGGCCAGCCGCGAACTCATCGCCGATTCGGTGGAAGTGATGGCGATGGCGCACCCCTTTGATGCGCTTGTCCTCGTAACGAACTGCGACAAGATCACCCCTGGGATGCTGATGGCGGCGCTGCGGCTGAACATTCCGGCCGTCGTCGTGAGCGGCGGGCCGATGCTGGCGGGGTTGTGGCGCGGACGCGAGACCGACCTGACCACCGTGTGGGAAGGCGTGGGCCAGGTTTCTGCCGGCCGCATGACCGAGGCGGAGTTGGCCGAGATGGAGGAGGTCTGCTGCCCTGGGTGCGGGTCGTGCGCCGGGATGTTCACGGCCAACTCCATGAACTGCCTGACGGAGGCCCTGGGCATGGGCCTGCCGGGGAACGGGACGATTCCGGCGGTGAGCGGGGCGAGGCTTCGCCTGGCGAAGTTGGCCGGGGTGAAGGTCATGGAACTTCTTCAGCGCGGGATTTGTCCGCGCGACATCGCCACGCCCGAAGCCTTCATGAACGCCATCGCGGTGGATATGGCCCTGGGGTGCTCTACGAACACCGCGCTGCACGTTCCGGCGATTGCGAACGAGGCGCATCTGACCATCCCGCTGGATTTGTTCCAGGAGGTGGCGGAGCGCGTTCCGCACATCTGCAACATGAGTCCGGCGGGGCCGCATCACCTGGACGACCTGGACTGCGCGGGGGGCGTGCAGGGCGTGATGAAGCGGCTGGCCGAGAAGGGGCTGGTGGACCTGTCGGTGATGACCGTAACGGGGCGCACTCTGGGTGAGAACCTGGATGGAGCGGAGATTCGCGATGCCGAGATCATTCGCCCGCTGGATCGGCCCGTCCATCCGGAGGGCGGCCTGGCGATCCTGAAGGGCAACCTGGCCCCGGAGGGCGCGGTGGTCAAGCAGGTGGCGGTGGCTCCGTCCATGCGGCAGCGGCGCGGGCGGGCGCGGGTGTTTGACTGCGAGGAGGACGCCGTGGATGCCATCCTGGGCGGGCGTATCGTGCCGGGGGATGTGGTCGTCGTGCGGTACGAGGGGCCGAAGGGCGGGCCTGGGATGCGCGAGATGCTGGCACCCACGTCGGCGATTGTGGGCATGGGCCTGGGCGAGTCGGTGGCGCTCATCACCGACGGGCGGTTCAGCGGCGTAACCCGCGGCGCGGCCATCGGCCACGTTTCCCCGGAGGCGGCGGAAGGCGGGCCCATCGCCCTGGTGCAGGAGGGCGACAGCATCTGGATAGACATTCCCAATCGCACGCTAACGCTTGAGGTATCCGAGCAGGAGTTGTCTGAGCGGCGGGCCCGCTGGGTTCCCCCTGAGCCAAAGGTGAAGGAGGGGTATCTGTACCGATACGCGAAGATGGTAACATCGGCCAGCACAGGCGCTATACTGAAGGTGTGA